TCCAGGACAGGTATATAGCCCTACTCGCCACGGTTAAGTCGCTTAGAAGGAGGGAGGCCGAGGCTAGGAGGAGGGGGGAGGAGGAAAAACTGAGGGAATTAAGGAGGCGATTGGAGGCAGAAGCTGAGGAGAAGCTTAGAAGGGGAGAGAAGTTATCCTTCGATGAATTTAAAATACTAATAGAGAAGGGGAAGATATAGTGGGGGGATCCCGCAAGCCCACCAGCCTTCCCGAGGAGGGTGATTCTGTGAAGGATAAAGTGGCGGTCATAGGAGGGACGGGCTTAGAGAAGATGTTTGACATTTCATCAAAAAAGGTTGAGATAATCACTCCATATGGTTCCTCTCAACCCATTTACTTTACCCAGGTCAAAGGTTTTCCAATAGTCTTTATGCCGAGACATGGAGTGGGACATGAAATACCTCCCCACATGGTAAACTATAGGGCCAACGTATGGGCTTTAAGGAAGATAGGCGTTGAGAGGATACTGGCTACGAACGCTGTGGGAGCGATTAACCCGGCATACCTACCCGGCGACCTAGTTGTACCCCACGACATAATAGATCTAACAAGGAGGAGGAGCGCATCATTCTATGAGGAGCCCCCCGTATATCACGTGGATTTCTCCCAGCCGTACTGCCCTGAGCTCAGGGAATCCCTAATAAGGGCTGGAGGATCTATTGGCCGCAGGATATGGGGAGGAGGGGTATACGCTTGCACCGAAGGACCAAGGTTTG
This region of Candidatus Bathyarchaeota archaeon genomic DNA includes:
- a CDS encoding S-methyl-5'-thioinosine phosphorylase, whose translation is MFDISSKKVEIITPYGSSQPIYFTQVKGFPIVFMPRHGVGHEIPPHMVNYRANVWALRKIGVERILATNAVGAINPAYLPGDLVVPHDIIDLTRRRSASFYEEPPVYHVDFSQPYCPELRESLIRAGGSIGRRIWGGGVYACTEGPRFETPAEIKAIARLGGDIVGMTGVPEAFLAREMELCYASICYVSNMAAGLQERLTAEEVVRIGEEVASDIYLLIEEALRRIPDERGCPCKSALRNSRI